In Ruania alkalisoli, the DNA window GCGCTGCGGGGCGCGGCTTCTGGTGCCTACTTCGGTTTCTTCATCGGCATCCTGCTGTATCTCTTCGGTGGGGACCTTGTGACGGCGCTGCTTCCGGCGCTGTTGCTCGGCGCCGGGGCGGGGATGCTGTTCGCCGTGATTGCCTATGCGATGTCCGGCGGCAAGCGTGACTTCACCTCCACCTCTCAGGTGGTGGCAGGATCCTTCGCGATCCTGTGCCTCGCAGAGAAGGCGTCCGCGGCCCGCGAGCTGCTCGGAACGCTGGCGCAGGAGCGTGGCGCCGAGCCGCCCTCCTTCGGCAGCTGACGACGGACCCAGAACTGACGACTGACCCGGTTGCGGTCGACGAGCCGGCATCACCGCTCGCGGACGATCACCCCACCCGCTCGGCCACCAGGAACCCACCGGCGTCGAGCACCTCGGTGAACACGCTTCCGGGGAACTTCGCAGTCGCGTAGGCGACCACGTCCTGCGGAGGATCCTGGCCGTAGACACCGGAGCCTGTGTGCACGACGACGTAGTCGACCGGATCGGGACCCACGGCTGCGCTGACGTTGCCCACCCAGTACACCGTGGTGCGGGGCGCTAGATAGGCCATGAGCGTGATGTCGGTGGCGACGCTCGCCCCGTCAGGGATCGCCGCGAGTACCTGCTCGGCGCCCGCGACGTCGGCCGAGTCACGGTAATAGCCGGCATCGGCGAGCCGCCACAGCGGGAACTGGGTGGTGATGGCCACCGCCAGTGCCAGCAGGCCCGCACCGATCGCCGCGGCGTAGCGCCGCCATCTCAGGACCAGCAGCGCATCGACGGTGGCGCACAGCACCACCGGCATCAGGATCGCTGAATAGTGCCAGTCGGTGCTCCAGTGGAACGGCACGTCCGAGCTCAGGCGCCACGCGAAGGTGGGCAGCGTGATCAGCGCGAGCGGGCTGCGCAGGGCGAGGAACGCCGTCGGCAGGAACACCATGACCACCAGGCTCGCCTTCGCGCCCGCACCGGTGAACAAGGTCCCGACGGCGGCACCCGGGTCAGCAAGTAGCGTCGCCACGATCGAATCGTCGGCGTAGTCCCACACCCCGTCCGGGTTCAGGGCCGGGAGGATCACCTGCGTGACCAGCACGAACGCCCCCACCCCACCGACGGCGGTTACCAGACCGAGCCGACGTGATCCACGCAGCGCGGCGACCACGCCCACCATCGCCACCGTCAGGCCGAGATCCTCCTTGATTCCCAGCAACGGCAACGCCCACAGCACGGCCGCCCGATGGTCGCGCCGCACCAGCGCCGCGCAGCTGGCGGTCAGGAAGGGGAGTGCGAGTGCGATCTCGTGGAACTGGGACGCCACGGCGCTCTGCAGCCCCCACGAGAGTCCGTACGCGAGACCGATGAGTGAACCGGCACCTACTCCCAGGTGCCGGACCGTGCACCCGGTGAGCACGGCCGCTGAGATCCCGATCAGCACGTTCTGCAGCACCAGCAGGGTCAGCCCGGAGGGTGCGACGGCGTAGAAGGGAGCCAGGAGCGCCAGGAGCGGGTGAAAGTGATCGCCGAGGAGCATGAACCCCTCACCCTTGATCGGGACGATCGGACTGCGCACCTCCGCATAGGCGCGCAGCAGCTGGGTGAAGATGCCCAGGTCCCAGGAGGGTGACTCGAAGCGTGCCCACTGCCGTACCGAGAACAGCACATACACGGCGCTGGTGAGTACACCCACGGCCGCCGCGGTCAGCAGGCGCGGGCGGCCACGTACTCCGCCCCACCGGCCCCCGGGCTCGGGTGAGGTGATCTCGTCGGCGGAAGGGCCGCCGTCGGGGAGGGCAGGTTCGGTGTCCGGCACGTGCTCAGGAACGCAACGAGGCCATCCAGGCCTCCACCTCATCGGACCGCCGGGGCAGAGCTGCGGAGAGATTCTCCACACCGGTGGCGGTGACCAGCACGTCGTCCTCGATGCGGACCCCGATCCCGCGGTTCTCCGGCGGAACTGCCTCGTCGTCGGCCTTGAAGTACAGGCCCGGTTCGATCGTGAAGACCATCCCTGGCACCAGCTCGGCATCGAGGTACATCTCGCGGCGAGCCTGGGCGCAGTCGTGCACGTCGAGGCCGAGATGGTGACTCGTCCCGTGCGGCATCCACCGGCGGTGCTGTTGCCCATCCGGGGTGAGTGCTTCCTCGGCGCTGACCGGGAGCAGGCCCCACTCGGCGAGCCGGTGCGCCAGCACGGTCACGGCGGCTGTGTGCACGTCGCGGAACTTCAGGCCAGGCTTCGCGGCGGCGAACGCCGCGTCGGCGGCATCGAGCACGGCCTGGTAGATCCGGCGCTGGACGTCGGTGAAGGTACCGTCGACCGGCAGAGTGCGGGTGACGTCGGCGGTGTAGAGGGAATCGACCTCCACACCGGCATCGACGAGGACCAGCTCACCGGAGCGCACCGGACCGTCGTTGCGGATCCAGTGCAGGGTGGTGGCGTGGTCCCCGGCGGCGGCGATGGTGTCGTAGCCGGTGCCATTGCCCTCCTCCCGGGCGCGGGCGCCGAATGCTCCCTCGATCACACGCTCGCCGCGGCGGTGCCCGGTGGCGCGAGGGAGCGCTCGGACGATGTCGGCGAAACCCTCGATGGTGGCGTTCACGGCGAGCCGGAGCTCGTTGACCTCCCACTCGTCCTTGACCAGCCGCAGCTCGGAGAGTGCCTCAGCAAGAGCAGCGTCCTCGGCGGCTCGCGCCTCGACGACCTCGGCACCGGTCTCCTGCCCCGTGGCCGCACGTACGGACTCGACGAGGGCGGTCACGGCCTCGTCCGCCTCCGGGACCACCCGCAGGCGGACCTGACCGGCGTCCTTGGCGAGAGCGTCGCCGAGCTCGTCGATGTGTGCGCAGCGTATGCCAGTCCGAGCTTCCAGCTCCTCCAGCGTCGGCCGGGCACCGACCCAGAACTCCCCGTAGCGGGCGTCAGCGTAGAACTCCTCGGTGTCACGGGCCGCGAGCGGGCGGAAGTACAGGACGGCCTCGTGGCCGCCGCCTAGCTCCGGGTGCAGGACGAGGACGGCGTCCGGTTCTTCGTCCGTGCCCAGACCGGTCAGGTGCGCGAAGGCCGAGTGGGGGCGGAACCGGTAGTCGGTGTCATTCGAGCGGACCTTCAGCGGCCCGGCTGGGAGCACCAGCCGGTCACCGGGGAAGAGGTCGCTGAGCCGTTCCCGGCGGCCCTGGGCATGGTCGGCGACACCAGCCCGGGAGGGCGAGTCGCGGCGACGGGGTGCCCAGTCGGAGGCGATGAAGGCGCGGAAAGCGTCCGAGCTCGGGCGCTGGGATCGGTTCGAGCCTCGATCGGCGAGCTGTTGCCCGGTGCTGCCCTGCTCGTCGCGCCCGCTCGGTTCGGTGGGCGTGGTGACGTCCTCGGAAGAGACCATGCACCCATGATCGCAAACCCCGGCGCACGATGCGGATCGGCGCCGGCACGATGGGCCGGGCACCCGGCGGTTGTGCCTGCGTCTCGTATGCTGAACAGCGTGCGCATCGATCTCCACACGCATTCGCGCGTGTCCGACGGAACCTCCGCGCCCGCCGATCTGCTGGCTGAGGCCGCGACCGCCGGGCTCGACGTGGTGGCCCTGACCGACCACGACACCACCGCCGGGTGGGATGAGGCGGCGGCCGCGGTGCCGGAGACGGGAGTGGGGCTGCTGCGCGGTGCCGAGATCTCCTGTACGGCAGGAGGAATCAGCGTGCACCTGCTCAGCTATCTGCACGACCCCGGCGACGCTCCCCTCGCCGCCGAGCTCGAACGTTCGCGTACGTCCCGGGACGGCAGGGCCCGGGCCATCGTGGACCGGCTCACCGACGACTTCGACATTTCGTGGGAGGACGTCGCCGCCCAGGCGGCTGACGGGGCCACTCTCGGCCGCCCGCACATCGCCGACGCGCTCGTGGCAGCCGGTGTGGTGCCGGACCGGTCGGCCGCCTTCGCCTCGATCCTGGCGCCGTCGAGTCGCTACTACGTGCGCTACCACGCCCCGGACGCCGTCGAGGCGGTCCGGATGGTGCGGGCAGCGGGTGGAGTGCCGGTGTTCGCGCACCCGCGAGCGAGTGTGCGGGGGCGGATCGTCGCCGACGACGTCGTGCGTGAGATGGCGGATGCGGGGCTGGCCGGCCTGGAGGTCGACCACCGCGACCACACCGGTGCCGACCGGGCCCGGTTGCGGGCGCTCGCCGGTGAGCTGGGACTGTTCGTCACCGGGGCGAGCGACTACCACGGAGTCGGCAAGCCGAACCGCCTGGGGGAGGAGACGTCGTCGGAAGCCGTGCTTGATGCGATTGCGGCCGCTGGATCGCTGGGGGTGCTGTTCCCGTGAGCGCAGTGATCGACGGGACCTTGTTCGCCACCACGTTCCTGACGTTGTTCGTGATCATGGACCCGCCCGGGACGGTGCCGGTCTTTCTGGCGTTGACATCCACTATGACCGCCAAACAGCGCGCGAAGGCGGCGCTTCAGGCGGTGAGCGTGGCGTTCGGGGTGATCGTGGTGTTCATGCTGTTCGGCCAGCACCTGCTGAACTTCCTGCACATCTCGGTGCCGGCGCTGCAGGCCTCAGGCGGTTTGTTGCTACTCCTGGTGGCGATGGACCTGCTTACCGGTAAGACCGAGGAACCGACGCCGTCGGGAAAGGTGAACGTGGCACTGGTTCCGCTGGGGACGCCGTTGCTGGCCGGCCCGGGTGCGATCGTCGCCGCGATGCTCGCGGTCCAGGGGTCCGAGGGCAGTGCGGCTGAGTGGGCCGCGATCGTGGCCGCGATCGTGGCCGTGCACCTCTGCCTGTTCCTGGCCATGCGGTTCGCCGGCATCATCCACCGGGTGCTGGGTGAGGGAGGCACCATCTTGGTGACGAGGATCGCGGGCCTGCTGCTGGCGGCCATCGCGGTGCAACTCATCGCCGATGCGGTGCGGGCGTTCGTGCTGGCGGGCTGAAGCCCTCGGGGTGGGTCCTCGCTGAGGTCATCGCTACCGTCGGCATGGTTGTCCGGGTGAGGTTGTCGTCGATACTGGCGCCAGGATCGACGACAACCTCACCCACGTGATGCTGGGATCGTGCTATTCGGTGGGGCGGCCTCCGCGAGTGCGGCGGCGCCGGCGCCGCTGCTGCCCCTCACCCCCGGTGTTCTCACCGCTGTTTCCCGCGTGACGGCGGCTCTCACCCGAACGCTGTCCGTCACCACCACGGCCACGGCCTTCGCTACGTCCTGCGCCCCGGCCGCCGCGGCCCTCATCGGAGCGTCCGTGGCCACGCCCGCGACCCTTGCCACCGCCCTTGCCGGTCTCGCCGAGATCCTCGACCGTTTCGGCTCCGAGCCCGGCGCGGGTGCGTGCCGCTCGCGGCAGCCGCCCCTTGGTTCCCTCAGGAATGCTGAGATCGGCGTACAGGTGGCCGGAGGAGGAGTACGTCTCCGGCGGCTCGCCGAGCCCCAGCTCCAGGGTGCGGTCGATGAGGTTCCACTTGGGCATGTCGTCCCAGTCCACGAAGGTGATCGCGGTCCCGGTGTTGCCGGCACGACCGGTGCGCCCGATGCGGTGCACGTAGGTCTTGTCGTCGTCGGGGCACTGGTAGTTCACCACGTGCGTGACGTCGTCGATGTCGATACCGCGGGCAGCGACGTCGGTCGCCACCAGCACGTCGACCTTGCCGTTGCGGAAGGCACGCAATGCTTGTTCCCGTGCCCCCTGGCCCAGGTCGCCGTGGATCGCCGCCGCGGCGAACCCGCGGTCGTTGAGGTCGTCCGCCACCTTCGCACAGGTGCGCTTGGTGCGGGCGAACACGATCGTCAGCCCCCGGCCCTCGGCCTGCAGGATCCGGGCGAGCATCTCAACCTTGTCCATCGCGTGGGCACGGTAGGCAAGCTGGCGGGTGGTCTTGAGGGTGGCACCCTCGTCACCCGGGTCGTGGGCGTGGATGTGCGTGGGCCGCGTCATGTACCGGCGGGCCATCGCGATGACCGGGCCCGGCATGGTGGCCGAGAAGAGCATCGTGTGCCGCGTGGCCGGGGTGGAGGCGAGGAGCGTCTCCACATCCGGCAGGAAGCCGAGGTCGAGCATCTCGTCGGCCTCGTCGAGCACCACGGTGCGCACCTTGCCGAGGTCGAGGTGTCGCTGCTTGAGCAGGTCGATCATGCGGCCCGGAGTTCCGACGACGACCTCGACGCCCTTCACGAGTGCCTCGATCTGCGGTTCGTAGGCGCGGCCTCCGTAGACCTGGAGCACGCGGACCTTGCGGCGCCGCGAGGCTGTGGTCAGGTCACCGGCCACCTGCACCGCGAGCTCGCGGGTGGGGACGATGACCAGCGCCTGCGGTTTGCCCGCATCACGCAGATCGTCCCAGCCGTCCTCACCTGGCGCGATGACTGCCTGGAGCAGCGGTACGCCGAAGCCCAGGGTCTTGCCGGTGCCGGTCTTGGCCTGGCCGATGATGTCCCGGCCCTGCAGTGCCACGGGCAGGGTGAGCGCCTGGATGGGGAATGGGTGGGTGATACCGACGTCGCTGAGCGCGCCGGCGATGTCGTCACGGACACCGAAATCGGCGAACGTCTTGGCGACCTCGGCGTGCGGGTCGGCGATCTCGCCGGCCTCGACGGTCTCGCTGACGAGGGCGTCGAGATTCTCGACAGCCTCGTCGGTCTGGATGTTGTCAGTCACGGATGTGAACCTGTTCGCTTCTCGGTGGATCGCGCCGCACGCCTGCGCCCACGCTGCGCGGGGCGGACGAGTCTCACCTGGTCGTGGTAGCCGATCGCAGAATGTCAGTGCCAGCCGTGCTGGCGAATATCGCGTGATCTACCTGTTCGGGCGACCGGGCAACCGTGTACGCCATCCATGCTACTGCCTGGGTGGGCCGATCCCGCCGTTGGTGTGCGCTACACCTCCTTCCGTGCTGCTGGTGTGCGTCGCACGCCGACGGCGATCAGATATCCCAGGGTCCAGAACTCGCCCACGGTGGCGGGCACGGTGAGCAGACCAGCGAGCGTGCCTGCTCCCGGCAGGAGATAGGCCACGAACGCACTCAGCAGGTAGCCCGCGCCACCGACCAACAGCGTCCAGCCGAGCGGGGCCGGCAGCCAACCCGAGGTGAGGACCAGGTGGCCCATCGGGATCAGCCAGAGGCCGAAGAACGGGGTGCCTGCACTCCAGAAGTGGTCGGCGATGACATAGGAGAGCTGCACCGTCCCGGCGGGATCCCCGGCGATTGCGCTCCCCGGGTCTGCGGCCACTGAGGCTGCAGTGGCCAGCAGAGTGGCGCTTCCCATGATCGCTACGGCGTTCATCAGCCCGAAAACTGCGAGCGCGGCCGCGGCGAACGGGCTCATAGTCCGGAAGAGGCGATAGAACCACACAGCGGTGAGCGTCTGGGCGATGACAGCGCCCATTTCCAAGGCGACACCGAATCGGGTGAGGACAGAGTGTGCGTTCAGGTTCGCCAGCGTGGCAGCAGCATCGTCGGGGACGAACAGCTGGCTGCGGATCGCCAGGAAGCCCAGCATCCCCGTCACGCCGAGGCCCAGGTAGAGCAGCCCGGTGATGCGTGCCGTCCGGACGCGCGTGCGCTGCTCGTCGGCCTCGTTCGTGCCCAGGGCGGGCGGTGTGGTCGTGGTCATGGCGATCTCCTGTCGTGGTTCTTACGCCGTAAGGCAACCATACGACGTAAGGTTCGTCAACAATGGTCTGAGGAGTCATTGACCGCGACAGCCAAGGAGGACGGATGAGCGACGGGAAAGCGCGCGCACCACTGAGCCGCGACCGGGTGCTGTCCGCGGCTCTGAGGATCGCCGATGTCGACGGGTTGCCGGCGGTGACCATGCGCCGGGTTGCCGGCGACCTGGAGGTCGAGGCGATGTCTCTCTATCACCACGTGCGGAACAAGGAGGAACTGCTGGACGGGCTGGTGGAGTCCGTCGTCGGAGAGGTTCTGACGGAGGTCGGTCTCGCCGAGGCGGCCGCGTCACCGGCGAGTGAGGACTGGCACGCTTCCCTCAGGCGGCGGTGCCTGATCGCGCGCACCGTCATGGTGCGTCACTCGTGGGCGCCCGGGCTGATCGGGTCGCGGCCGACGATCCCGGCGCCGCTCTACCTGTACTTCGAGGAGATTCTTGCCGTACTGGTCGGTGGCGGCTTCACCTACCACCTGGCGCACCAGGCGTTGCACAGCCTGGGGAGTATGGCGCTCGGTTTCGCGCAGGAGCTGTTCAATCCCGCCGACTCAGGCGGGCAGGTCGACGAGGGGGCCGCCGAGGCCGACCTCGCGGCGATGGCCGAACGCCTCCCGCACCTGACGACGATGGTGGCCGCCGAACTGCACGATCACGATGAGGATCCGCTCGGCTGGTGCGACTCGCAGCGCGAGTTCGAGTTCACCCTCGACCTGTTGCTGGACGGGCTCGCCCGCCAACTCCAGGCGGATTCAGTATGAAGTTCCGACGGCGAGTATCAGATGGCGCCGAAGCCCACCGGCCGCGGCGTGGGCGCTCCGATCTCGACGAATCCGAGGGAGGTGACCGGCACGACAACCCGGCGCCCCTTGGCGTCGGTGAGGTCCAGGACGGCTGAGGAGTCGCCGTCGGCGGCCTTGTCGAGTGCCTCGTTGACGGCAGCCACGATGGCATCCGCGTCATCGGAGACCTCCAGGGCCAGCTCGCGGTTGATGTGCTTGACGCCGATGGTGATGTCCACGTTCTCTCCGTGCTCTGTCGGGATGTCCCGCGACGGCAGGCCGCGGGACGGTGATTGGTTCGCTTCTGTGCACCATCGTATGTCCCTCGAAGATGAGACGATGGACTCATGCGCCTCCCGCGTTCCCTTCGCCTCCTCGCGGCTCTGACCGCTATGGGTGTGGTGGCGCTCGGTGTGATGCTCATGGCGCAGGTGGCCGCACACGCACCGCAGATGGACCAGCCCGTTGTCATACGTGCCGACGACGCCAGCCGGAGCCAGCAGCGGCCCCCGGCCCCGGCCCCGGCGCCCACGCTCGCCGGGCCCTCGTCCGATGGTGTCCCGATCGACCCCGCTCAGCCGGATCCCATCCAGCCGGACCCGGTTCCTGAAACTCCCCCGGCCCTCACCGCCGCCGAGCGAGCAGATCGGGAGGCGGGCGTCCTCGACCGCGAGGTCCCGGCTGCGGGCTCAGGCGAACTGATCATCGTCTCAGGCGCGGACGACGCACCGCAGGAAGCCGAGCGAACCATCGACGTGCGGGTCGAGGTGGAGGAGGGCCTGGCCATCGATGCCGAGGTGTTCGGCGACTTCGTCATGACGACTCTCAATGATCCCCGTGGGTGGGGGCACCAGGGTGATCTGGTCTTCGCCCGCACCGACGGTGAGGCGGACATGCGGG includes these proteins:
- a CDS encoding DUF4386 domain-containing protein, translating into MTTTTPPALGTNEADEQRTRVRTARITGLLYLGLGVTGMLGFLAIRSQLFVPDDAAATLANLNAHSVLTRFGVALEMGAVIAQTLTAVWFYRLFRTMSPFAAAALAVFGLMNAVAIMGSATLLATAASVAADPGSAIAGDPAGTVQLSYVIADHFWSAGTPFFGLWLIPMGHLVLTSGWLPAPLGWTLLVGGAGYLLSAFVAYLLPGAGTLAGLLTVPATVGEFWTLGYLIAVGVRRTPAARKEV
- a CDS encoding TetR/AcrR family transcriptional regulator C-terminal domain-containing protein; amino-acid sequence: MSDGKARAPLSRDRVLSAALRIADVDGLPAVTMRRVAGDLEVEAMSLYHHVRNKEELLDGLVESVVGEVLTEVGLAEAAASPASEDWHASLRRRCLIARTVMVRHSWAPGLIGSRPTIPAPLYLYFEEILAVLVGGGFTYHLAHQALHSLGSMALGFAQELFNPADSGGQVDEGAAEADLAAMAERLPHLTTMVAAELHDHDEDPLGWCDSQREFEFTLDLLLDGLARQLQADSV
- a CDS encoding general stress protein, producing MPAMNPTDPRAGMQPRGEEIATYDSYLEAQRAVDFLADREFQVSAVTIVGTDLKMVERITGRRTYPNVALRGAASGAYFGFFIGILLYLFGGDLVTALLPALLLGAGAGMLFAVIAYAMSGGKRDFTSTSQVVAGSFAILCLAEKASAARELLGTLAQERGAEPPSFGS
- a CDS encoding DUF3107 domain-containing protein; this encodes MDITIGVKHINRELALEVSDDADAIVAAVNEALDKAADGDSSAVLDLTDAKGRRVVVPVTSLGFVEIGAPTPRPVGFGAI
- a CDS encoding DUF2079 domain-containing protein, with the protein product MPDTEPALPDGGPSADEITSPEPGGRWGGVRGRPRLLTAAAVGVLTSAVYVLFSVRQWARFESPSWDLGIFTQLLRAYAEVRSPIVPIKGEGFMLLGDHFHPLLALLAPFYAVAPSGLTLLVLQNVLIGISAAVLTGCTVRHLGVGAGSLIGLAYGLSWGLQSAVASQFHEIALALPFLTASCAALVRRDHRAAVLWALPLLGIKEDLGLTVAMVGVVAALRGSRRLGLVTAVGGVGAFVLVTQVILPALNPDGVWDYADDSIVATLLADPGAAVGTLFTGAGAKASLVVMVFLPTAFLALRSPLALITLPTFAWRLSSDVPFHWSTDWHYSAILMPVVLCATVDALLVLRWRRYAAAIGAGLLALAVAITTQFPLWRLADAGYYRDSADVAGAEQVLAAIPDGASVATDITLMAYLAPRTTVYWVGNVSAAVGPDPVDYVVVHTGSGVYGQDPPQDVVAYATAKFPGSVFTEVLDAGGFLVAERVG
- a CDS encoding DEAD/DEAH box helicase, yielding MTDNIQTDEAVENLDALVSETVEAGEIADPHAEVAKTFADFGVRDDIAGALSDVGITHPFPIQALTLPVALQGRDIIGQAKTGTGKTLGFGVPLLQAVIAPGEDGWDDLRDAGKPQALVIVPTRELAVQVAGDLTTASRRRKVRVLQVYGGRAYEPQIEALVKGVEVVVGTPGRMIDLLKQRHLDLGKVRTVVLDEADEMLDLGFLPDVETLLASTPATRHTMLFSATMPGPVIAMARRYMTRPTHIHAHDPGDEGATLKTTRQLAYRAHAMDKVEMLARILQAEGRGLTIVFARTKRTCAKVADDLNDRGFAAAAIHGDLGQGAREQALRAFRNGKVDVLVATDVAARGIDIDDVTHVVNYQCPDDDKTYVHRIGRTGRAGNTGTAITFVDWDDMPKWNLIDRTLELGLGEPPETYSSSGHLYADLSIPEGTKGRLPRAARTRAGLGAETVEDLGETGKGGGKGRGRGHGRSDEGRGGRGAGRSEGRGRGGDGQRSGESRRHAGNSGENTGGEGQQRRRRRRTRGGRPTE
- a CDS encoding aminopeptidase P family protein, with product MVSSEDVTTPTEPSGRDEQGSTGQQLADRGSNRSQRPSSDAFRAFIASDWAPRRRDSPSRAGVADHAQGRRERLSDLFPGDRLVLPAGPLKVRSNDTDYRFRPHSAFAHLTGLGTDEEPDAVLVLHPELGGGHEAVLYFRPLAARDTEEFYADARYGEFWVGARPTLEELEARTGIRCAHIDELGDALAKDAGQVRLRVVPEADEAVTALVESVRAATGQETGAEVVEARAAEDAALAEALSELRLVKDEWEVNELRLAVNATIEGFADIVRALPRATGHRRGERVIEGAFGARAREEGNGTGYDTIAAAGDHATTLHWIRNDGPVRSGELVLVDAGVEVDSLYTADVTRTLPVDGTFTDVQRRIYQAVLDAADAAFAAAKPGLKFRDVHTAAVTVLAHRLAEWGLLPVSAEEALTPDGQQHRRWMPHGTSHHLGLDVHDCAQARREMYLDAELVPGMVFTIEPGLYFKADDEAVPPENRGIGVRIEDDVLVTATGVENLSAALPRRSDEVEAWMASLRS
- a CDS encoding DUF3152 domain-containing protein gives rise to the protein MRLPRSLRLLAALTAMGVVALGVMLMAQVAAHAPQMDQPVVIRADDASRSQQRPPAPAPAPTLAGPSSDGVPIDPAQPDPIQPDPVPETPPALTAAERADREAGVLDREVPAAGSGELIIVSGADDAPQEAERTIDVRVEVEEGLAIDAEVFGDFVMTTLNDPRGWGHQGDLVFARTDGEADMRVVLASPELTDRMCAPLRTVGEYSCGREGHAVLNAVRWANATDAFLAEATITDYRHYLVTHEVGHLLGHQHRDCPAAGDVAHVMQQQTISLQGCQPNGWVAP
- a CDS encoding MarC family protein, producing MSAVIDGTLFATTFLTLFVIMDPPGTVPVFLALTSTMTAKQRAKAALQAVSVAFGVIVVFMLFGQHLLNFLHISVPALQASGGLLLLLVAMDLLTGKTEEPTPSGKVNVALVPLGTPLLAGPGAIVAAMLAVQGSEGSAAEWAAIVAAIVAVHLCLFLAMRFAGIIHRVLGEGGTILVTRIAGLLLAAIAVQLIADAVRAFVLAG
- a CDS encoding PHP domain-containing protein; this translates as MRIDLHTHSRVSDGTSAPADLLAEAATAGLDVVALTDHDTTAGWDEAAAAVPETGVGLLRGAEISCTAGGISVHLLSYLHDPGDAPLAAELERSRTSRDGRARAIVDRLTDDFDISWEDVAAQAADGATLGRPHIADALVAAGVVPDRSAAFASILAPSSRYYVRYHAPDAVEAVRMVRAAGGVPVFAHPRASVRGRIVADDVVREMADAGLAGLEVDHRDHTGADRARLRALAGELGLFVTGASDYHGVGKPNRLGEETSSEAVLDAIAAAGSLGVLFP